The following proteins come from a genomic window of Campylobacter concisus:
- the ychF gene encoding redox-regulated ATPase YchF, producing the protein MGLSVGIIGLPNVGKSTTFNALTKAQNAESANYPFCTIEPNKAIVPVPDKRLNELAKIVNPNKIQYSTIEFVDIAGLVKGASSGEGLGNKFLSNIRETELILHIVRCFEDENITHVEGSVDPVRDIEIIQTELILADIEQLNKKIEKLTREAKANAKGAKEALEIANLLLAHLNEGKSASSFEQKDSEAFLALNRELRLLSAKEVVYGANVDEEGLSEDNKFVKALKEYAKASDHEVIKLCAKVEEELIGLSEEEAHEFLVSIGTSESGLEKIIRTSFAKLNLISYFTAGVVEVRAWTITKGWKAPKAASVIHNDFERGFIRAEVISYDDYIAHGGENGAKEAGKMRLEGKDYIVQDGDVMHFRFNV; encoded by the coding sequence ATGGGACTTTCAGTTGGAATCATAGGCCTACCAAATGTGGGTAAATCAACGACATTTAACGCACTTACAAAGGCGCAAAATGCCGAGAGTGCGAACTATCCATTTTGTACGATCGAGCCAAACAAAGCCATCGTGCCAGTGCCTGATAAGCGCCTAAATGAGCTTGCCAAGATAGTTAATCCTAATAAAATTCAGTATTCAACCATCGAATTTGTCGATATCGCAGGTCTTGTAAAGGGTGCAAGCTCAGGCGAGGGGCTTGGCAATAAATTTTTATCAAACATCAGAGAAACCGAGCTTATCTTACACATCGTTCGCTGCTTTGAAGATGAAAATATTACTCACGTCGAGGGCAGCGTCGATCCGGTAAGAGACATCGAGATCATCCAAACCGAGCTGATACTAGCTGACATCGAGCAGCTAAACAAAAAGATAGAAAAGCTCACAAGAGAGGCGAAGGCAAATGCAAAAGGTGCAAAAGAGGCACTTGAGATAGCAAATTTACTTTTGGCTCACCTAAATGAAGGTAAAAGTGCAAGCAGCTTTGAACAAAAAGATAGTGAGGCATTTTTAGCGTTAAATAGAGAACTAAGACTTTTAAGCGCCAAAGAGGTAGTTTATGGTGCGAACGTCGATGAAGAGGGACTTAGCGAAGATAATAAATTTGTAAAAGCGCTAAAAGAGTACGCAAAGGCTTCAGATCATGAGGTAATCAAGCTTTGTGCCAAAGTAGAAGAGGAGCTAATAGGTCTAAGCGAAGAAGAGGCACACGAGTTTTTGGTATCTATCGGTACGAGCGAGAGCGGTCTTGAAAAGATCATAAGAACGTCTTTTGCAAAGCTAAATTTAATAAGTTATTTTACTGCTGGCGTCGTTGAAGTAAGAGCTTGGACGATCACAAAAGGCTGGAAAGCGCCGAAAGCAGCAAGCGTCATTCACAATGACTTTGAGAGGGGCTTCATTAGAGCTGAAGTGATAAGCTACGACGACTATATCGCACATGGCGGCGAAAACGGAGCCAAAGAGGCTGGTAAGATGAGGCTTGAGGGCAAAGATTACATCGTACAAGATGGTGATGTTATGCACTTTAGGTTTAATGTTTAA
- a CDS encoding leucyl aminopeptidase — protein sequence MQFQIVDKKLKDIKADIELIFVVDKDLKHKFIGDKEAIKFNNYKGESVLILSEAKRAYVPLSKLDLDELRVAAAKAYNALKSLNIKSIKLASYVAECQKLSFEVLAEGFLLGSYEFNKYKEKKEKYTLKEIIFSTEEFAGKKVDLKTANEGFKEAEIIANATNFAKDIVNEIPEIYTPQKMAEDAQNLAKNIASIKCEVYDEKFLAKENMNAFLAVNRASVHKPRLIHLTYKPKKSKKRIIFVGKGLTYDSGGLSLKPADYMLTMKSDKSGAAAALGIIKGAAELNLPFEIHAILGATENMIGGNAYKPDDVLISRSGISIEVRNTDAEGRLVLADCLSYAQDFKPDILIDMATLTGACIVGLGEYTTGIMGNSESLKSEFKNKIKDSGELVTTLDFNPYLSELIKSQIADVSNCASSRYGGAITAGMFLDKFIKDEYKDKWLHLDIAGPAYREKAWGYNQAGASGAGVRMNLYFLQALSKEN from the coding sequence ATGCAGTTTCAAATAGTTGATAAGAAATTAAAAGATATAAAAGCTGATATTGAACTAATTTTCGTAGTAGATAAGGACTTAAAACATAAATTTATAGGCGATAAGGAGGCTATTAAATTTAACAATTACAAAGGCGAGAGCGTCCTTATCCTAAGCGAGGCAAAAAGGGCTTACGTGCCACTTTCTAAGCTTGATCTTGACGAGCTAAGAGTTGCAGCCGCTAAAGCTTATAATGCACTAAAGTCACTAAACATCAAGAGTATAAAGCTAGCTTCTTACGTAGCAGAGTGCCAAAAACTAAGCTTTGAGGTGCTAGCTGAGGGCTTTTTGCTTGGAAGTTATGAATTTAACAAGTATAAAGAAAAAAAAGAAAAATACACCCTAAAAGAGATCATCTTTTCTACTGAAGAATTTGCTGGCAAAAAGGTCGATCTAAAGACAGCAAATGAGGGCTTTAAAGAAGCAGAGATAATAGCAAATGCTACAAATTTCGCAAAAGATATCGTAAATGAAATTCCAGAAATTTACACACCACAAAAGATGGCCGAGGACGCGCAAAATTTAGCCAAAAATATCGCAAGCATAAAGTGCGAGGTCTATGACGAGAAATTTCTAGCAAAAGAGAATATGAACGCATTTTTGGCAGTAAATCGCGCAAGCGTGCATAAACCAAGACTAATTCACCTAACTTACAAGCCTAAAAAGTCTAAAAAACGCATCATCTTTGTCGGCAAAGGCCTAACATATGATAGCGGTGGCCTTAGCTTAAAGCCGGCTGACTACATGCTCACTATGAAATCAGACAAAAGCGGTGCAGCAGCGGCTCTTGGCATCATAAAAGGTGCTGCGGAGCTAAATTTACCATTTGAAATTCACGCCATTTTGGGTGCAACTGAAAATATGATTGGAGGCAACGCCTACAAGCCTGATGACGTGCTTATTTCAAGAAGTGGCATTAGTATAGAGGTGAGAAATACTGATGCAGAAGGACGTTTGGTGTTGGCGGACTGCCTAAGCTACGCTCAGGACTTTAAGCCAGATATCCTAATCGACATGGCAACCTTAACTGGCGCTTGCATCGTGGGACTTGGCGAATACACAACAGGCATCATGGGCAATAGTGAGAGTCTAAAAAGCGAGTTTAAAAATAAGATAAAAGATAGCGGCGAACTAGTGACTACGCTTGATTTTAACCCTTATCTTAGCGAGCTTATTAAAAGCCAGATCGCAGACGTTAGCAACTGCGCCTCAAGCAGATATGGTGGCGCGATCACAGCTGGCATGTTTTTAGATAAATTTATTAAAGATGAGTATAAAGATAAGTGGCTACACCTCGACATTGCAGGCCCAGCATACCGTGAAAAGGCTTGGGGATACAACCAAGCAGGTGCGAGTGGAGCGGGTGTGAGGATGAATTTATACTTTTTACAAGCACTTAGCAAGGAGAATTGA
- a CDS encoding DedA family protein — MEEFFIELLKEYGYIILFVWCIMEGEMALIMAGILAHTTHMHIALAIFVAGLGGFVGDQIYFYLGRYNKKYIAKRLHTQRRKFAVAHIMLKKYGWPIIFLQRYMYGFRVIIPLCIGLTGYDAKKYAFINLISAWCWAAITTIPAWILGEHILVLLQEAKEHWYVAIPVVAIFMGLLIYAFKRIENKILNERRDRRHAVSNS; from the coding sequence ATGGAAGAGTTTTTTATAGAGCTGCTTAAAGAGTACGGCTACATCATACTTTTTGTCTGGTGTATCATGGAGGGCGAGATGGCCTTAATAATGGCTGGAATTCTCGCTCACACCACACATATGCACATCGCTCTTGCTATCTTTGTGGCTGGACTTGGAGGTTTTGTGGGTGATCAAATTTACTTCTACCTTGGCCGTTATAATAAAAAATACATCGCAAAAAGGCTTCACACGCAGCGGAGAAAATTTGCAGTGGCGCACATAATGCTGAAAAAATACGGCTGGCCGATCATCTTTTTGCAACGCTATATGTATGGCTTTCGCGTCATCATCCCGCTTTGCATAGGACTTACTGGCTATGACGCTAAAAAGTACGCCTTTATAAATTTAATCAGCGCTTGGTGCTGGGCGGCGATCACCACCATACCTGCTTGGATACTTGGCGAGCATATACTTGTGCTTTTGCAAGAAGCAAAAGAGCACTGGTACGTCGCTATCCCAGTGGTTGCTATATTTATGGGGCTTTTGATATATGCATTTAAGCGCATCGAAAATAAAATTTTAAACGAAAGGAGAGACAGAAGACATGCAGTTTCAAATAGTTGA